The genomic DNA TAGAAAAAATCAAGAATATCAGCCGGAACAGGTTGCGGTCTGTTGCGGTTGTGAAAAACCTTTGTGAAATGAGTTAGATGGGATATGCTATTCCTTGTAGATAGACGGGATTTCCGGTACTTCAATGGAGAACGACCAAGATCGCAATCCGCGAAGGGAGCGTGACATGACTGGCAAGAAAGTGCTTTCCGTGGCCGAGATTGCCCGTGAACTCGACCTGCCCGAATCCACGGTGCATTACTGGAAGAACAGGTTTGCCCAGCATCTGCCCAGTGTGGGGCGCGGCCGCCAGAAGCGTTTCCGGCCCGAAGCCGTGGATATTTTCGCCGCCATCTCCCGACTGCTGAAGGAAGGGCACACCGCCCGCGACGTCATGGACCAGCTCGCCCGGGATTACCCGTTGCAGGCGGACGCCGTACCCGTGTCGGCGGACGGCGGGCAGCCGCCCCTTCCGGCCTCGGGGGGGATGGAGCAGGTCATGGGCATGGCTTCGGCCATCGGGCTTGAGATCGCCAGGTCCGTTGGCGAGGGCATCCGCTCGGCGCTTGAATCCGGGGGCGGGACCGCGCCCGACGTTTCCGACATGCGCCGGGGGCTTGAGGAAGCCGCCTCGCGCATATCCGTGACCATGGAGGAGACCGAGGCCCTGAGGGCCGAGAACCGGGCGCTCAAGGAAAAGCTCGCGGTCATGGAAGCGGAGATGGTCCGTTTGCGCAAGGATCGGCGTGAAATGGAAAAATACCTGCTTGACAAGATAAAATCCGTATCTACTTAGTCCCTGTTCCCGGGATGCCATTCCCGAACACACTCTCTCTGAATAAAGTCCCGCCGGGTGCGCAGTCGACGCATCCGGCGGGCGTGCATTACATTCCATCCGGAGGTATTCTTTCATGGGCAGGAAAACCACCCACAAATTCAAGGCTGAAATTAGCCAACTCCTCGATATTCTTGTGCACTCGCTGTACACCAACAAGGAAATATTCCTTCGGGAGTTGATCTCCAACGCGTCCGACGCTCTGGAAAAGGTCCGTTTCAAGACCCAGGCCGAGGGCAATGCCGAAGAACTCGCCCCGGAGATTCGCATCTCCTGCGACGCGGACGCCAAGACGCTGACCGTGACCGACA from Pseudodesulfovibrio thermohalotolerans includes the following:
- a CDS encoding MerR family transcriptional regulator, which encodes MTGKKVLSVAEIARELDLPESTVHYWKNRFAQHLPSVGRGRQKRFRPEAVDIFAAISRLLKEGHTARDVMDQLARDYPLQADAVPVSADGGQPPLPASGGMEQVMGMASAIGLEIARSVGEGIRSALESGGGTAPDVSDMRRGLEEAASRISVTMEETEALRAENRALKEKLAVMEAEMVRLRKDRREMEKYLLDKIKSVST